In Haematobia irritans isolate KBUSLIRL chromosome 1, ASM5000362v1, whole genome shotgun sequence, a genomic segment contains:
- the LOC142237187 gene encoding esterase B1-like: MKPWSNILDCTKCKSKPMQFNYFGKFIEGSEDCLYLNVYSKKIQSEKPLPVMVWIYGGGYHFGEASRDFYGPDYFMQKDVILVTFNYRLGIFGFLCFDDPDLDIPGNAGLKDQILALKWIKENIHNFNGDPDNITLFGQSAGAGSAHLMTLLPQTKGLFHKVILHSGSALCPWACTEDHKVGLKFAKYLGYKGDENDKEIYHFLKQQKSKHLAFHDLKLLTKSDIVNNIHLNFLPVVEPYSSENCITTRPYKDLLPNAWGNDIPMIMGATSFEGLVYMSLVRKYPFMIDDLSDFINLLPEKAKSSHNQMHLNEMGQKLANIYFENPKPNSKGDLFPFLDLMGHRMFWHGIYRTIRARKVYASNVPTYCFYFDFDSHFFNQFRVNCCGPTVRGVCHSDDVSYLFYGVVAQKLDTHCKEYQCIQRMIGMWYNFALESNPNCKEIEPVNWKPVDEANNPIKCLVIGQNVKCKNLPIMDKLDVWDSFYWKNDLI, encoded by the exons ATGAAACCATGGTCCAATATTCTCGATTGTACCAAATGCAAGTCAAAGCCCAtgcaatttaattattttggtaAATTCATAGAAGGATCCGAGGATTGTTtgtatttaaatgtttatagtaAGAAG ATACAAAGTGAGAAGCCTTTACCAGTCATGGTTTGGATTTATGGAGGAGGTTATCATTTTGGAGAAGCTTCCAGAGATTTCTACGGTCCTGATTATTTTATGCAGAAGGATGTGATTTTGGTTACCTTTAACTATAGACTGGGTATTTTTG GATTCTTGTGTTTTGATGATCCCGATTTGGATATACCCGGTAATGCAGGATTAAAAGATCAGATATTAGCCCTGAAATGGATTAAAGAAAACATTCACAATTTTAATGGTGATCCCGATAATATAACACTCTTCGGACAAAGTGCTGGAGCAGGTTCTGCACATTTAATGACATTATTGCCTCAGACCAAGGGACTCTTTCACAAAGTCATATTACATTCAGGATCGGCTTTATGCCCATGGGCTTGTACCGAAGATCACAAAGTCGGTTTGAAATTTGCCAAATACCTGGGATACAAAGGTGATGAGAATGACAAAGAAATTTACCACTTTCTAAAGCAACAGAAATCGAAACATCTGGCTTTCCACGATttgaaactgttgacaaaatccgATATCGTGAATAATATCCATTTGAATTTTTTGCCTGTCGTGGAACCTTACAGCAGTGAAAATTGTATAACCACCAGACCCTATAAGGATCTCTTGCCCAATGCTTGGGGCAATGATATACCCATGATTATGGGAGCTACCTCATTCGAAGGTCTAGTCTATATGAGCTTGGTACGCAAATACCCCTTCATGATAGATGATTTGAGTGATTTTATAAATCTTTTGCCGGAAAAGGCAAAATCCTCCCATAATCAAatgcatttaaatgaaatgggtCAAAAATTGGctaacatttatttcgaaaatccCAAACCGAATTCCAAAGGTGACCTTTTCCCATTCCTAGATCTTATGGGCCATCGAATGTTCTGGCATGGAATCTATAGGACAATAAGGGCACGTAAAGTATATGCCAGCAATGTGCCCACCTACTGTTTCTATTTCGATTTTGATTCACattttttcaatcaatttcGCGTAAACTGCTGTGGCCCCACCGTTCGTGGTGTTTGTCATTCCGACGATGTGTCCTATTTGTTCTACGGTGTTGTTGCCCAAAAACTCGATACGCATTGCAAGGAGTACCAGTGTATTCAACGTATGATTGGTATGTGGTATAACTTTGCCCTCGAATCAAATCCCAATTGTAAAGAAATTGAACCAGTAAATTGGAAACCAGTTGATGAAGCGAATAACCCGATCAAATGTTTGGTTATAGGCCAAAATGTGAAGTGCAAGAATTTACCAATAATGGATAAACTTGATGTGTGGGATAGTTTCTACTGGAAAAATGATTTAATATAA